A window of Rhodothermales bacterium genomic DNA:
CGCCCTCGGAGCGGAGTACGTGAAGCTCGGGCGGCTCGACGATGCGCGTCAGACGTTGGAGGCTCTCCGCGATGACGACCCGCGCTACCTGGGTACCTATTACCACCTCGGGAAGCTGTACGAGCGCATTGGCATGACTGAAGAAGCCATCCAGACGTACCGCGCCGGGATGGAGATGGCCATGGAAGTCACCGATTTCCACGCCCGTTCCGAGCTCCAGTCGGCCTTGTTGGAAGCCGAGGGGTTGGGCGCAGACTGATGCGGTACTTCGTGTTTTTCCTGGTCCTGCTCTTGACCGCGACGGCGGCGCAGGCACAGGAAGGCACCACCCACACGGTCCGGCCGGGCGATACGTTGTTCAGCATTTCCCGTCTGTATGACGTGCCGGTGGACTCCATCCGCGTGTGGAACGATATGGCGGGCAACGATATCCGTGCGGGCATGGAGCTACGGGTGCGCCGCGCTGCAACTCCCACCGCCGAGCCTCCGGCGACCCCCAGGACTCCGGCAGCCCCCGAGCCCGATCCTGTCCCCGCCGAACCCAAGCCGGCATCAAACACCGTCCCAGACCAACTTTTCGGGATTCCCCTCGACAGCCTCAAGACCTGGAATCCCGGATATCAGACCTACCTCGACTCCCTCGCGGCCGCGGGTACGGTACCTGTCCGTGGCCAGGCAACCTATGCCGTGAAGGCCGGCGACACGCTGTTCGGCGTGGCTCGTGCACACGGCACGGACGTCGCCACGCTCCGTCGCCTGAATGCCCTGACGGATTCCGGGTTGCGCGTGGGCCAGGAACTGCGGGTGCCGTCGCGGGGCATCGTCGAGAGCCGCGTGGCCCAGTGGCCCGCGACCCTGTCCGGGCGTCGTCTGGCGGACGGCACCGTGTATCATCCGGACCGGCAGGTGGTGGGCCATCCCGAGTGGCCGTTGGGCAGCGTGGTCTTCCTCGATGCCGGCGGACCGGTATTGCTGGCGGTGGTCGCCGATCGTTCCCCGTCCATGGGCTTTCCCGTGCTGGACCTGTCCAAGGGTCTCGTGGACCGGCTGGGACTGGAACTGCACCCGGCAGCCGTGGTGCGTGTCCGGATGGTGCCGCAATGAAAGAATACCTGAATGCCACCCGTACGGGAACGTGGGGCTTCGTGGCGGCCATGCCATTGCTGGTCCTGTACGAAGTCATGGTCCTGCTCGTCAACGCCGGCCGCACGGCTGAAGTCCGCGTCGGCGCCGACGTCTGGATAAAAGCCCTCATGTCTGTCCTGGGGGATTGGGGCATGCTGGGGTTGAGCGTGGCCATCCTGGTCACGGGTGGATGGATCTTCTTCCGGGACCGGAAACGGTCCATCCCCCTGAAACCCCGCTGGTTCGGCTATCTCATCCTGGAAAGCCTGCTCTACGCCATCGTGTTGGCCCTTCTGGTTTCCACCACCGTCGGTGCCCTCTTCAATGGAGCCGCGACACTGGTGGCCGGATTGCAGGCCATTGGAGAAGCCGCACCCGTTGACCGCGTCACCATGTTCGTGCTTTCGCTGGGCGCGGGACTCTATGAGGAACTGGTCTTCCGGGTCGTGCTGGTAGGCGGGCTGTTCTGGATCCTCAAACGCTTCGTAGGCCGACCGTGGGTGGCCTATGTCGTTGCCGCACTGGTCGGGGCGTTCCTGTTCTCGCTGGTCCACTACCTGGGGCCACTCGGCGATCCATTCTCGCTCGCCTCGTTCACGTTCCGGTTCCTCTTCGGACTGGCCCTCAACGGAGTGTTCCTGCTGCGCGGGTTCGGCGCGGCCGCCTGGACCCACGCGCTGTACGACGTGCTGGTGGTGACCCGTCTCCTGGGTTGACGATACCGGCGCTCCACGCCCGATTCATGGACACAAACGGATGGTGGCAGCGTACAAGGCAGCATTACCCATTGAACCGGAACCACGTGTATGAACGGACTGCGCACAACAGCCTTGATGGCTGCCTTGATCGTGCTTTTTGCCCTGCTCGGACAGGCGCTCGGTGGACAGAGCGGGATGATGATCGCCTTCCTGTTTGCGGTCGTCATGAACTTCGGCAGCTACTGGTTCTCCGACAAGATTGTCCTGAAGATGTACAAGGCGAGCGAGGTGGATCGTTCGACCGCACCGGAGCTCGTGGACATGGTGGACCGCCTTCGCACCAAGGCCGGGTTGCCCATGCCCCGCGTGTACGTCATTCCGTCCGATCAGCCCAATGCCTTCGCCACGGGGCGCAATCCGGAGCATTCCGCCGTCGCCGTGACGAACGGAATCGTGCGGATGTTGTCCCGGGAAGAACTGGAGGGCGTCATTGCCCACGAACTGGCGCACATCCAGAACCGCGACATCCTGACCAGTTCGATCGCGGCGACCGTGGGCGCGGCCATTACCATGCTGGCACGGTTTGCCCTGTTTTTCGGTGGCGGTGATCGCGATCGCGGCAGCGCCATTTCTTCGCTGCTCATGCTCATCCTGGCGCCGATTGCGGCCATCATGATCCAGATGGCCATTTCCCGTTCGCGTGAGTTCGTCGCCGATGCCGACGGTGCGGCCATCTGCGGAAATCCGCGTGCCCTGGCGACGGCGCTTCAGCGACTGCAGGCCGGGTCCGAGCATGTACCCATGGATGCGAATCCATCGACCGCCCACATGTTCATCGTGAACCCCTTTGCTGGCGCCATGGGCGGTCTCCGGAGCCTTTTTTCCACGCATCCACCGACGAAAGCCCGTGTGGAGCGTCTTATGAACATGAGGCTTTAACGTGGATTATTACACCGTCGTCATCATCGTTACGTTCATCGCGTTCAGTGCACTGGCAGCTGCCCTGCTCATTCCGGTGTATCGATTCCTGAAGCGGGAAGAAGCAGATGGGCACGCATTCACGAAGGCGGTGAAGAAGGCGGCAGACGAGTCGGGGGGCGCGAAGGAGGGTCGGTCTGAGTCGAATCCGGAGCTATCGTAACGAGGGGACGCAATTTCTCCATCGTTTTCGGCCCGATCCCGCGTACGTTCAGCAAGTCGTCCACGGACGTGAAGCCCCCCACGCGTCGTCGTTCGGCCAGGATCCGGTCGGCAATGGCCGGCCCAACCCCCGGGAGGGCATCCAGATGTACGGCGGTGGCGGTGTTCAGATGGATGGGGAAATCGATGGTGTCGGCGGGCACCACGTTGGCCTCCGGGGTCCAATACACTTCGTTGTCGGCTGAATCGGCACGGGCAGCGAGGACCTCGAACAGGCTGTCCATTTCCGCATAGGACCACTCCACCAACCAATCGGGATCGGCCGATGCGGATCGCAACAGCAGGGTGACGGCGAGGGCGGCAAGGCCGGTACTGAAGAGCACGGCTTCCTGCTCGGTACAGTACAGGCGTTCCTGCAGACGGTATATCCAGTATTTCACGCGCATACACCGGCTTGACACGCGTGGCATCCACGCGTAACCTGAACCCGGCTTCTCCGGCTCACACTCCCGGTCCATCTTCCTCCGCCCCACCTCCACGCCATGTCCGAAAAGCCGCACATCCTGAGGACGCCCGCCGTTGTGCTGCGCAGCATTGACTATGGCGAGACGAGCCGCATTGTGACGTTGTTCACGCAGGAGAGGGGGCGGATGTCGGTCATGGCCAAGGGTGCCCGGTCCAGTCGAAGCCGATTCGGATCGACGTTGGAACCGCTCTCGCACATGGAGGCCGTGGTGTTCTGCCGGTCGGGCCGGGAACTGCAGATGCTGACCGAGACCAGTCACATCGACGTCTGGCGGGACCTTTCGGGATCGCTGGAGAAGATCGAGACCGGGTATCGGCTGCTGGAGATGACCAATGCGCTCATGCATCAGGAAGAGGCCCATCCGGCCGTGTATTCCCTCCTGGTGACCGCGTTGACGGCACTGAATGCCGCCGAGGCGCGCGCGGGCAACCTGTGGCCCTGGTTCCAGCTTCGTCTGGCCGGGCTCCTGGGTTTCGGGCCGGCCTTCGACGGTGATACAGTGAAACAGATGGATACGGAATACGGCATGCTGGACCTGTCATCCGGGGTCATTGCCGCCCACGGACAGGCTGAACTGCAGGCCGGGCGGCGCGCGACGCGCCGTGCCCTGCGGGCATTCGCCGTCCTGTCGCGCGCCGCCCTTCGCGACGCGATGAACATGCACATGGATCCGATGACCTCAGCGGAAGTGACGTCGCTGGTGGCCGCCTACATCACGTGGCATGTCGAGAGCGCCTATCCCACGCGGACGGCACGCGTATTCGCGCAACTGGCGGGTTGACTGGACTGCCCGGGTGTTGTATAATATGTGTGTAACATATATCAAGGATGGATGCCGCCATGCCGAGACGTGATTTGACCGACAAGCAGGAGTCGTTCCTGGAGTACATCCAGGAATACACGGACGAGCACGGTGTTTGGCCGACGTATCGTGAGATCAGTGACCACTTCGATTTCCGGTCCCCGAACAGCGTCACCCAGAATCTGCAGGCCCTCCACAAGAAGGGCTATCTCGAAAAGGACGATGATGGGTTCTTCTTCCCGCGAAACGAGCGGTCGGAAGAGGCGACATCGGGCATTCCCATCCGGGGCATCATCACGGCGGGCAAGTTGCAGGAGGCCGTCGAGGAGCACCTTGGCACCATCACCCTTGAGACCCTGTTTCCGAATCTGGATCGCATTTTCGCCATCCGGGTGGCCGGCAACTCCATGAAGGGCGCCGACATCAACGACGGGGACTACGTATTGTTGATGGACGATGACATCCCCAACGGCGGCATCGGAGCCATCCTGTATGACGGCGAGACGTCCCTGAAACGGGTATTCTATGACCAGTTCGGACTTCGTCTGGAGCCCGCCAACGAGGAGTTCGACGACATCCATATCCGTCCGGATGTCTTCGAGGAGGTCCGGGTGCTGGGACGCTACGTGGGGCACGTGAACCACACCGGTATTTTCCGCCGCACCCCGGCAGGCCGCGCTGTAGCCTGAGGTGGTCGGCCGTGTGGTAGCCTGAAATTCTTGCCCTTCACTATTGGGTCGCGTTGCGTAGTTTTCAGGACTTCACCTCGCCACGCGCCGCATGACTTTCCGATACGGACTCCTGTTTTTCCTTCTGCTGACGACCGCCGGGCACGTGTATGCGCAGCAGGCACCGTTCAGCTGGGAGGGAGCGACGGTCTACCAGATTGTCACAGACCGCTTCTCAAACGGCAATTCCGACAACAACGGTGCATACGGTCGCGGACTGGACGGCAACGGAACGCCGTATGCCGTGGACTCGACGGGGCACTTTCTGGGGGGAGACTGGGACGGCATCCGCGGGTGGATCGAGGAGGGGTGGTTTACCCGCCTGGGTGTGGATGCACTCTGGATTTCAGCCCCCTATGAGCAGGTCCATGGGTGGATTTCGGAGCGTGGCGGGGAATATCAGCACTATGGCTACCATGGCTACTGGGCCCTGGATTACACGGAGCCCGAACGGGCATTCGGCGATCGGGAGGCCTTCCGGGCCCTCGTCGACACCGCCCACGCGAACGGAATCCGGATTGTCATGGACGTGGTCCTGAACCACCCGGGCCGCGCAACGCTCCATGACATGGTGGAGTTCGGATTCGGGGGGGTGACCGACCCGTCCTGGCGTACGTGGCGTCCCTCGGACGGCATTTGGGCGGCCTGGGAGGACCGGTTCGTGACCTACGCGGATTCTTCCGACGCATGGGCCCGGTGGTGGGGCCCCGGCTGGATCCGCTCCGATCTTCCTGGTTACGAGCCATGCGGGGAGGATGAACGGACGCTGTGCCTGTTCGAACTGCCGGATTTCCGGACGGACTCCCGCGCTGACGTGGACGTTCCGCCGTTCCTGCAGTTGAAATGGGGCGAGGACAAACTCGCCGCCGAGCAGGCCGAGCTCGATGCCTGGTTTGCCGAGCGCGGATACCCGCGCAGCCCGGGGCATCACATCATCAAGTGGCTCACCGACTGGGTGCGCGAATTCGGCGTGGATGGTTTCCGTTTCGATACCATCAAGCATGTCGACCTGGACATGATCCAGACGTTGAAAACGGAGGCAATCGGCGCTCTCGAAGATTGGCGTGAACGCCATCCCGGACAGTCTCCCGACGACCTCCCGTTCTGGATGGTGGGCGAAGATTGGGGCCACGGCGTGGAACGCTCCGTGTATTTCGATCATGGACTCGATGCCATGATCAACTTCGACTTCGTGACGGATATCGATGCCGATCTCGACTCGGTATACACGGCCTATGCATCCGCCCGTTCAACGTCGCCTGTCCTGACGTATGTCTCCTCCCACGACACGGAGTTGTTCGACCGGTCCCGGCTTATGGATGCGGGCACGCGGCTGCTGTTGCTTCCCGGTGCGGTGAACATCTTCTACGGCGATGAAACCGCGCGTCCTCCCGGCCCGGCCGTTTCCGATCCGTCCCAGTCCACGCGATCGTTCATGAACTGGGCCACGCCGGACGAAGCCGTCCTGGCCCATTGGCGGCTGCTGGGTGCGTTCCGGGACGCCCACCCGGCCGTGGCCCTCGGCACGCACACCCGGCTTTCTGCCGAACCCTACGCCTTTCACCGCCGCTTGGACTTCGGCCGCAACCAGCGGGATGACGTGGTGGTCGTACTCGGCGCATCGGACGAACGCGTTCGCCTGAACGTGTCACGCATCTGGCCGGATGACACCGCCCTGCGCGACGCATCCACCGGAAAAGTGGCCATCGTATCGTACGGACAGGTCACGTTCACAGCCGGCCCCAACGGCATCCTCCTGCTGGAAGAAATCCGCTAAAACTGCCACAGAACGGGACTCAACCGATCAAGCCTGAACCGTCGAGGTATTCAAGAAGTCGCGCAGCACGTAGTTCAGGATGCCGCCGTTGCGGTAGTATTCCACCTCGACCGGCGTGTCCAACCGGACGAGAGCGCTGAATTCCTTGCTCCCACCGGACGGATGCGTTGCCGTAACGGTAATACGTTGTCCTGCTTTGACATCCTCGGATACCGGGATGTCGAAGGATTCGGTTCCGTCGAGGCCCAGACGCTCTGCCGTATCGCCGTCGGCATACTGCAATGGCAGGACGCCCATGCCGATCAGGTTCGAACGGTGGATGCGCTCGTAGCTCTCCGCAATGACGGCCTTGACGCCCAGCAGGATGGTGCCCTTGGCGGCCCAGTCCCGGCTGGAGCCCATCCCGTAGTCGTTGCCGGCCAGGATGACCAGGGACGTTCCGTCGGCCTGGTACTTCATGGATGCATCGTAGATGGACATGACTTCGTCGGTCGGAAAGTGACGGGTTACGCCCCCTTCAATGCCGGGTACGAGCTGGTTCTTTATGCGGATGTTGGCGAACGTGCCGCGCATCATGACCTCATGGTTGCCGCGGCGCGATCCGTAGGAGTTGAACTCCAGGTACGGCACCTCGTGCTCCAGCAGATACTTGGCGGCCGGAGAATCCGGCGCGATGGCCCCGGCCGGGGAAATATGATCCGTGGTCGTGGAATCGCCGAGTCGGGCCAGTACGCGGGCCCCGTGGATGGGCACGATGGCGGGCGTTTCGGCCTTCAGACCCTCGAAGTACGGTGGTTCCTGGACGTACGTGGATTCGGTGTTCCACTCGTAGATGGAGCCTTCCGGAATGGAGATGGCGTTCCATTGCGCGTTGGAGTCCTCAATGCCGCCGTACTCCTTTTCGAACATTTCCGGTGTGACACAGCGATCCACCATTTCGCGGATTTCAGCGCTTGTGGGCCACAGGTCACGCAGGTAAACGTCGTTGCCTTCGGCATCCTGGCACAGCGGATCCCTGGAGAGATCGATGTCCACGGTGCCGGCGAGGGCGTAGGCCACCACGAGGGGCGGCGAGGCCAGGTAATTGGCCTGCACCAACTGGTGGATGCGGCCCTCGAAGTTCCGGTTGCCGGACAGGACACCGGCCACAATCAGGTTGCCTTCCTTGATGGCGTTGGCGGTGGCGGGTGGCAGGGGGCCGGAGTTGCCAATGCAGGTCGTGCAACCGTAACCGACCAGGTTGAATCCGATGGCGTCGAGGTAGGGCGACAGGCCCGCCTCGTCCAGGTACTCTGTCACGACCTTGGATCCGGGTGCCAGGGAGGTTTTGACAAAAGGTTTGACCTTCAGGCCGCGCTCGACGGCATTCTTGGCCACCAGTCCGGCGCCGATCATGACCGACGGGTTGGACGTGTTCGTGCAACTGGTGATGGCCGCAATCGTGACGTCACCGTGCTTCAGCTGCAGTTCATGCTTTCCGTCACTGTACGTTCCGGTGGCGGAAAGGGCGTCTTCATCGAGGCCGAATCCGCGGGGGCCCGCCTTGCGCGTCAGGGACGCCTGGAATTCGGACTTCATGTCCGGGAGGGCAATGCGGTCCTGCGGACGCTTCGGACCGGACAGGCTGGGCGTGATGGTCGAGAGATCCAATTCCAGCACATCCAGGAATTCCGGTTCCGGGGTTTCATCGGTCCGGAACAGCCCTTGGGCCTGCGTATAGCGCTTCACTGTTTCCACCAATTCGGGGCTGCGACCGGTTCTCAGCAGGTAGTCCAGTGTTTCCTGGTCAATCTGGAAGAAGCCCATGGTGGCGCCGTATTCCGGGGCCATATTGGCGATGGTGGCGCGGTCCGGGATGGTCATGTTGGTGACGCCCGGGCCGAAGAATTCCACGAACTTGCCGACGACACCGTACTCGCGGAGCGTCTGTGTGACGGTCAGGACCAGGTCCGTGGCCGTAGCGCCTTCCGGCAATTCGCCGGTCAGCTTGAACCCGATGACTTCCGGCATGAGCATGTAGACGGGCTGGCCCAGCATGACGGCCTCGGCCTCAATGCCACCGACACCCCATCCTACGACGCCCAGGCCGTCAATCATGGTCGTGTGGCTGTCCGTGCCCACGAGGGAATCCGGATAGTAGACCGGCACGCCGTCTTCGGAGGGCTTGCTCCATACACAGCGCGCGAGATACTCCAGGTTGACCTGGTGACAGATGCCGCTGGCGGGAGGCACGACCGAGAAATTGTCAAACGCCTGTTTGCCCCAGCGCAGGAATTCGTACCGCTCCCGGTTGCGTTCGAATTCCTTTTCGGAGTTGATGCGCAGGGCATCGGCCATGCCGAAGGCATCGACCTGGACGGAGTGGTCAATGACCAGGTCCACCGGAACACGCGGATTGATGGTGTCGGGATTTCCGCCCAGTCGGGCCATGGCGCTCCGCATGGCGGCCAGGTCGACGACCGCCGGAACACCCGTGAAGTCCTGCAGCAGTACGCGTGCCGGCATGAACGGAATCTCCACCTTCTCGGGGTCGCGCGGATTGTAGTTGGCCAGCTTGGCCACATCTTCCTTGCTCACCAGGAAGCCGTCGCAGTTGCGGAGCGCACATTCCAGCAGGACCTTGATGGAATAGGGAAGCCGGTCGACGTTGTCGAATCCGTGCTGCTTCAGGACGTCGAGCCGATACATCCAGCCCGTGCCCGAGCCGGTGTCAAAGGATTCGCGGGCGCCAAAAAGGTCTTTTTCTGCTGATGCCATGGGGTTTTCCGTCAATATGCCAAAAGAGCAACATACGAAACAGCGCCATCCCCAAGAATGGAGAAGGTTCTAAATCGCACGTGCACGTTGTTGTACCGGTGGTCCCCGAACGGGGTCCGTGCGTATATTGACGCAACTGTTCCCCGGGGCTATAGCTCAGATGGTAGAGCGCCTGGATCGCACCCAGGAGGTCAGCGGTTCGAATCCGCTTAGCTCCACATCCGCGCCTTGAGCGCGTTGCCTTCTCGCCAGGTCTGCACCAACGTGCCCCCGGCAGCCGCCTGGGACGGCAACTCCGCGCCGGCCTGCAGCGAGGTCCAGTTGATGTTGCCCCCTCGCACGCGCCAGGAAGACAGACCGTTCCGTTCATGATCTTCCGTCAAAAGCGTCACCTGTCCGGATGATGCGGCAAGCGCTACCTGGGAAACCGGTACGTTGTCCAATACCGTACTGACCTTGCTGAAGGTTTCCCCGCGATCGGCCGATACGGCGTGCCGGATGCCCGGTGCGGACTCCGCACCCGTGTACCATACTACATGGACGCGGCCGTCCCCGTCCACGGCGATGGCGGGTCCGGTGTGGGGGCAGGCATTGATGTTCCAGTGGTCGCGGAAGACCGGCCGGAGCGGACTGAACGTCTCACCGCCGTCGTCTGAGTGCGCCGTCACGATGTCCCTTTCGCCGGATTCGTACTCGTGACGCCACACCGCGTGGATGCGCCCGTCCGGACCCACCGCCAGGTTTGTCCGGCAGCAAGGGCAGGACGACTGATCCAGCACGGCGGTTTCCCGGATGATCCGGCCGCCGTCCTCCACGCGGGCCACCCGGATTTCGGAACCGACGGCCGGTACATCGGAATCGTTGTTGAGAGGCGCATGCATGGCGGCATGTGCAGAATGTGCGTCACCCGATGTGGTCACAACGGTGGCTTCGATTTTTGCTTCGGCAGCCGCCCGGGCGCGCCCGTCAATCCACGATACCAGCATGCTGCCGTCCGGCAGGGGGGTCATGTTGTGGAAGGTGTGGCCCGTCGGGAGGCCACCGGCATCGCTGTTCACCGTCTGCTCCGGTCCGAATGTCCGACCCCCGTCACCGGAGACCGCCAGGAACAGGTCGTTCGCCGGGAAGCGTCGTCCCGGGACATCAATCCGGTTGATCCATGCCACATACACCCGGCCTTCCGCATCCACACCCACCTGAGGCGGGGCCTGGTTGTGGGCCGCGGCGTTTCCCGGGGTTGCGTTCACACGCACGGGTGCGGAGGGCCCGGAGGCCCCCCGCGTCCACGCGCTGAGCCACACATTCCAGCCGGTGGAGTCCCGGGCCACCCACGTGTAATACGCCGTTCCACCGTCCGCCGAGAGGGCTACCGTGGAGCGACCGACTTCGCCCGAGGCCAGCTCGGCGGTGGCGACATGGAGGTCGTCCGAGCAGCCCGTGGCAAGCGCGGCGGCACCGGCAACGGCGAGCAGGAAGACCACGGTTTCAAGGCGCCGCCACCAGGCAACGTGTGCCGTCCGACCGGATGGGACGTTCAGTCCAGGTCGAATCGAACGGATGTTGAGACCGTGCCGATGAGGGCGTGCAGCGTTTCCGGATTGTGGGGGCATTGTTTTTCCTGGCTGATCAAACATGGCAGGCTGAATTCCTGCCCGAATAAGGGAGGTGCGGAATCAATCGACTCGGAATCAATCAAGCGCGTAGCGCACCGACACATGGACCGTCCGCGGCAATCCCGGTGCGAATTCGTCGCCCCGGAATGCGTTGTAGGTGGCCCGTTCCGCGTAGAGCGCATCGGTCAGATTCGAAACGCGGACCAGCAGGGTCACATCCTGCGTCACCGACAGGTTCGCATTCAGATTCAGCAGGTCGTGCCCCTCGTACTTGGACGTGTTTTCCGCATCCATCCAGTAGTTGCCCAGCCGGTTCCACTCCACCGAAACGAGACCACCTTCCAGCAACGGGAAACGCCATGTCGCCGCGGCGTTCAGCAGGACGCGTGGGGCCGTTTCCACTTCATTCCCGGAGTAGTCCTCGCCGATCTGGGTTTCCCAGGATTCGTAGGTGTGCCGCGCCAGGGATCCTCCAACGCGTAC
This region includes:
- a CDS encoding tetratricopeptide repeat protein, encoding MSRLNQLLAFHRDDPKDSFVRFALGAEYVKLGRLDDARQTLEALRDDDPRYLGTYYHLGKLYERIGMTEEAIQTYRAGMEMAMEVTDFHARSELQSALLEAEGLGAD
- a CDS encoding LysM peptidoglycan-binding domain-containing protein, with product MFFLVLLLTATAAQAQEGTTHTVRPGDTLFSISRLYDVPVDSIRVWNDMAGNDIRAGMELRVRRAATPTAEPPATPRTPAAPEPDPVPAEPKPASNTVPDQLFGIPLDSLKTWNPGYQTYLDSLAAAGTVPVRGQATYAVKAGDTLFGVARAHGTDVATLRRLNALTDSGLRVGQELRVPSRGIVESRVAQWPATLSGRRLADGTVYHPDRQVVGHPEWPLGSVVFLDAGGPVLLAVVADRSPSMGFPVLDLSKGLVDRLGLELHPAAVVRVRMVPQ
- a CDS encoding CPBP family intramembrane glutamic endopeptidase, translated to MKEYLNATRTGTWGFVAAMPLLVLYEVMVLLVNAGRTAEVRVGADVWIKALMSVLGDWGMLGLSVAILVTGGWIFFRDRKRSIPLKPRWFGYLILESLLYAIVLALLVSTTVGALFNGAATLVAGLQAIGEAAPVDRVTMFVLSLGAGLYEELVFRVVLVGGLFWILKRFVGRPWVAYVVAALVGAFLFSLVHYLGPLGDPFSLASFTFRFLFGLALNGVFLLRGFGAAAWTHALYDVLVVTRLLG
- the htpX gene encoding zinc metalloprotease HtpX, which codes for MNGLRTTALMAALIVLFALLGQALGGQSGMMIAFLFAVVMNFGSYWFSDKIVLKMYKASEVDRSTAPELVDMVDRLRTKAGLPMPRVYVIPSDQPNAFATGRNPEHSAVAVTNGIVRMLSREELEGVIAHELAHIQNRDILTSSIAATVGAAITMLARFALFFGGGDRDRGSAISSLLMLILAPIAAIMIQMAISRSREFVADADGAAICGNPRALATALQRLQAGSEHVPMDANPSTAHMFIVNPFAGAMGGLRSLFSTHPPTKARVERLMNMRL
- a CDS encoding ComEA family DNA-binding protein; this encodes MKYWIYRLQERLYCTEQEAVLFSTGLAALAVTLLLRSASADPDWLVEWSYAEMDSLFEVLAARADSADNEVYWTPEANVVPADTIDFPIHLNTATAVHLDALPGVGPAIADRILAERRRVGGFTSVDDLLNVRGIGPKTMEKLRPLVTIAPDSTQTDPPSRPPTRLPPSSPPS
- the recO gene encoding DNA repair protein RecO, yielding MSEKPHILRTPAVVLRSIDYGETSRIVTLFTQERGRMSVMAKGARSSRSRFGSTLEPLSHMEAVVFCRSGRELQMLTETSHIDVWRDLSGSLEKIETGYRLLEMTNALMHQEEAHPAVYSLLVTALTALNAAEARAGNLWPWFQLRLAGLLGFGPAFDGDTVKQMDTEYGMLDLSSGVIAAHGQAELQAGRRATRRALRAFAVLSRAALRDAMNMHMDPMTSAEVTSLVAAYITWHVESAYPTRTARVFAQLAG
- the lexA gene encoding transcriptional repressor LexA, which encodes MPRRDLTDKQESFLEYIQEYTDEHGVWPTYREISDHFDFRSPNSVTQNLQALHKKGYLEKDDDGFFFPRNERSEEATSGIPIRGIITAGKLQEAVEEHLGTITLETLFPNLDRIFAIRVAGNSMKGADINDGDYVLLMDDDIPNGGIGAILYDGETSLKRVFYDQFGLRLEPANEEFDDIHIRPDVFEEVRVLGRYVGHVNHTGIFRRTPAGRAVA
- a CDS encoding alpha-amylase family glycosyl hydrolase, whose amino-acid sequence is MTFRYGLLFFLLLTTAGHVYAQQAPFSWEGATVYQIVTDRFSNGNSDNNGAYGRGLDGNGTPYAVDSTGHFLGGDWDGIRGWIEEGWFTRLGVDALWISAPYEQVHGWISERGGEYQHYGYHGYWALDYTEPERAFGDREAFRALVDTAHANGIRIVMDVVLNHPGRATLHDMVEFGFGGVTDPSWRTWRPSDGIWAAWEDRFVTYADSSDAWARWWGPGWIRSDLPGYEPCGEDERTLCLFELPDFRTDSRADVDVPPFLQLKWGEDKLAAEQAELDAWFAERGYPRSPGHHIIKWLTDWVREFGVDGFRFDTIKHVDLDMIQTLKTEAIGALEDWRERHPGQSPDDLPFWMVGEDWGHGVERSVYFDHGLDAMINFDFVTDIDADLDSVYTAYASARSTSPVLTYVSSHDTELFDRSRLMDAGTRLLLLPGAVNIFYGDETARPPGPAVSDPSQSTRSFMNWATPDEAVLAHWRLLGAFRDAHPAVALGTHTRLSAEPYAFHRRLDFGRNQRDDVVVVLGASDERVRLNVSRIWPDDTALRDASTGKVAIVSYGQVTFTAGPNGILLLEEIR
- the acnA gene encoding aconitate hydratase AcnA, translated to MASAEKDLFGARESFDTGSGTGWMYRLDVLKQHGFDNVDRLPYSIKVLLECALRNCDGFLVSKEDVAKLANYNPRDPEKVEIPFMPARVLLQDFTGVPAVVDLAAMRSAMARLGGNPDTINPRVPVDLVIDHSVQVDAFGMADALRINSEKEFERNRERYEFLRWGKQAFDNFSVVPPASGICHQVNLEYLARCVWSKPSEDGVPVYYPDSLVGTDSHTTMIDGLGVVGWGVGGIEAEAVMLGQPVYMLMPEVIGFKLTGELPEGATATDLVLTVTQTLREYGVVGKFVEFFGPGVTNMTIPDRATIANMAPEYGATMGFFQIDQETLDYLLRTGRSPELVETVKRYTQAQGLFRTDETPEPEFLDVLELDLSTITPSLSGPKRPQDRIALPDMKSEFQASLTRKAGPRGFGLDEDALSATGTYSDGKHELQLKHGDVTIAAITSCTNTSNPSVMIGAGLVAKNAVERGLKVKPFVKTSLAPGSKVVTEYLDEAGLSPYLDAIGFNLVGYGCTTCIGNSGPLPPATANAIKEGNLIVAGVLSGNRNFEGRIHQLVQANYLASPPLVVAYALAGTVDIDLSRDPLCQDAEGNDVYLRDLWPTSAEIREMVDRCVTPEMFEKEYGGIEDSNAQWNAISIPEGSIYEWNTESTYVQEPPYFEGLKAETPAIVPIHGARVLARLGDSTTTDHISPAGAIAPDSPAAKYLLEHEVPYLEFNSYGSRRGNHEVMMRGTFANIRIKNQLVPGIEGGVTRHFPTDEVMSIYDASMKYQADGTSLVILAGNDYGMGSSRDWAAKGTILLGVKAVIAESYERIHRSNLIGMGVLPLQYADGDTAERLGLDGTESFDIPVSEDVKAGQRITVTATHPSGGSKEFSALVRLDTPVEVEYYRNGGILNYVLRDFLNTSTVQA
- a CDS encoding sialidase family protein, encoding MVFLLAVAGAAALATGCSDDLHVATAELASGEVGRSTVALSADGGTAYYTWVARDSTGWNVWLSAWTRGASGPSAPVRVNATPGNAAAHNQAPPQVGVDAEGRVYVAWINRIDVPGRRFPANDLFLAVSGDGGRTFGPEQTVNSDAGGLPTGHTFHNMTPLPDGSMLVSWIDGRARAAAEAKIEATVVTTSGDAHSAHAAMHAPLNNDSDVPAVGSEIRVARVEDGGRIIRETAVLDQSSCPCCRTNLAVGPDGRIHAVWRHEYESGERDIVTAHSDDGGETFSPLRPVFRDHWNINACPHTGPAIAVDGDGRVHVVWYTGAESAPGIRHAVSADRGETFSKVSTVLDNVPVSQVALAASSGQVTLLTEDHERNGLSSWRVRGGNINWTSLQAGAELPSQAAAGGTLVQTWREGNALKARMWS